From the genome of Nocardia mangyaensis:
GGCGAGGAAGGCGGTGAAAGCGGCTGCGCTCAGTTCGGGAAAGGTGGCGTCGTGTCTGGTCATGGCGCGGGCGAGCAGTGCGGCGGTGCGCTCGTCGAGGCAGGCCGACACCCGGTGCGGACGGGCCGACGCGGGGGCGGGCACACCCGCCAAACCGACCGGATCGACCGGTCCCGCGACCTCGTTCGCCCAGTACGATCGATCGATCTCGGCACGCGACGAACGGCGGTACCGCTGCTCTTGTTCGACCAGTTCTCGGATCGACAGTGGCGCCCGGTCGCCGCCTGCCCGCGCCCGGCCCGACCGTGGTCCCCGGCCGATGTCCGTTCCTCGCGAATAGATGTCGGCCGTCCGTCGCAGCAGCGCCGCCGCGCCGACACCGTCGAGAACCAGGTGATGGCTGCGCAGGTACAGCAACCATCGCCCGGCCGCCACCCGGTACAGCGACGCGACGGTGATGGGATCGGCGCACAGGTCCAGCGGGGCGAGCCGGTCTGCTTCCATCCGCCGCAGCGCCTCGTCGACGGGATCGGCGCGGCCGGTGAGGTCGATTTCGCGTGGCGCGGTGAACACCTCGGGGTCGAGGTATTGCCCGGGTTGCCCGTCGCGCACGCACAGGCGCACCTGTGGCGACTGCAGGGCCACCGCCGCCGAGACGGTGGCGGCGGCGAGTTTCACGGGGTCGAGCGGTCCACGCAGATCCAGATACATGGCGATGGTCGCGGGGACCTCGGGTGCGAGCTGAGCCGCCACCCACCAGCGCAATTGCCCGGGCGACAACGGGATCGGCGCCGCCATGTCCTGCTCGGCGGCCACCGCCGTACCGACACCACCCTCGCCTCGCCGCACCGGGCCTCCCGAGATTCGGAGCAACCGTTGACTGGTCCTGCGGCAAACCTACGGCATCGGACCCGCGGCGGTCACCGACACCCGCGCGGCCGCGTCGGCATCGAGGACAGCGGCGAGCACGGTATCGAGTGCCTATCGAGCGAACTCCACCACTACGCGTTGGGCGGGTAGCCTGGGTAGGGCAGGTAGCCGATCGGCGGCGGCGGGGCGAAATACCACGCGGACTTGCGATTCCACAGCAGGACCAGCGCGGCGATGCCGATCGCCAGGATGACGGTGCTGAACAGCACCGGGATGAGCTGGCCTTCGACTCCGGTGAACAAGCTCACCAGGCCGAAGAGATAGAACAGCACATTGATGCCGAAGAACACGGTGCTGGTGATCCTGGCCCAGTTCTTACCCGACCGGTTGGCGAAGGCCATCCACACCCACAGACCGGCCGTGATCAGCGCGCCGATGACGGCGCCGCCGAGGGCGCCGTAGACGATCATGTCGATCCCGGACTCACTGAGCTCGCCCTCGGACGACCGTTCCGCCTCCGCCCTGATGTCGGAGATGGTGGTGAGCGAGTACAGCGCGCTGAGCACGGTGACGATCGCGCCCGCCAGCATCACGTAGAACGCGGTCTGGATGTTCTGCGGCACCACGCGCGGACCGGCCGGGCCCGCCTGCGGGGCGCCGGGATACGCCCCCGGCGGGCCGCCCGGATACGGGGGTGCGGGATACGGCGTCTGCGCCGAGCCGGGCTGCGCACCGGGGTACTGCGGCTGCGCGGCGGAGTACTGCGCACCTGGGTATTGCGGCTGCTGCGCACCCGGGTTCTGCGGCTGCGCACCGGGGAACTGCGGCTGCGCGGCAGGGTACGCGGGCTGCGCGCCCGGGTACTGCGGCTGAGCCGCCTCCGGTGCCTGCGCGCCCGGGTAGGCGGTGCCCTGCGGGGTCGGTGGCTGCGGGATCGGCCCGCCCTGCGGCGGCGCGGGCGCCGACCACGGGCTCACCACGGTCTCGTCGGGATACGACGTCGGCTCGTCCTGTGACGACTTTCCCTGACCTGCGGACGGGTCTGTCATGGCTGCTCCCCCTTCGAACGGAATCAGGTCAACCTTATCCGCAGCGGCCGGCATCGATGATTCCTGGGCAAGCGTCCGGCTGCAACCGCCCCAGTGACCCCGAGCCCAGTGACGACCTGACCCCGCGAGCAGCTCAGCGCACGCGCGCGCGAACCAGCTCCCGGGCCGCGCTGCGGTAACGATCGGCGATCAAGCGCACCACCGCGGGGTGCACGCCGATCGGTTCGGCCACCCCGTCGGCACCGGCATCGTGCAGGCGTTGATGGAACAGGCCGTGCGCCAGCAGATAGGAGGCGATGAACACCCGCTCGGCGCCCGCGGCACGCAGGCCCGCGACGGTCTCGGGAACGCGGGGAGCACCAGTTGCCACGTAGGCGATGCGCACCGGTGCGCCGAGCTGTTCGGCGAGCATGCCAGCCGCGCGTCGAACATCTTGGCGCGCACGCGAATCCGAGGAACCGGCGGCGGCGAAGACCACCGCGTCGCCGGGGCGCCAGCCCGCGGCCCGCAACCGCATCGCCATCACCCTGGTCAGTGCCGGGTCAGGGCCCATGGCCGCGGTCACCGCGACCGCGATGTGGCCGCTCTCGACAACCTCACGCGGAACGTCCTGGTAGACGTGATATCCCGAGGCGAGGAACGCCGGGACCAGTACGGCGGGACCGTCGAGGTCGCGCAGGACCTCCGAGGGCGAGGGGCCGAGGACGTCGACGAAGGCCGTGCGCAGCGCCGCGTTGGGCGCCGCGCCCTCCGCCGGCTCGGCGCCGCGCCCCGAAACCGCGGCGCCGAGTTCGGTGGCCACCGCGTCGGCGAGCGCGGCGATCATCTCCACGCCGCGCGCGCTGCGGGTACCGTGCGCGACGAGCACCAGGGCCGGATCACCCGGCCGCGCGGTACTCACCACGCCCCGATCGGTTGCGTCGGCCGCGGCGACCTGGCCGGGGTGCCGATGCCGGCGGGGTGCGGCGGCTGCACGGGTGCACGCACCGGGGTGTCGGAGCAGTCGGCCGCGTCGAGGGCCAGCCGGTAGCCGCGCTTGACCACGGTCTGGATGGCCTTGGGTGTGCCGAGTCCGGCCCGCAGACGGGCGATGGCGGTCTCCACCGCGTGGGTGTCGTCACCGCCGCCGGGCAGCGCGGCGAGCAGATCCTCGCGCGAGACCACTCGGCCGGGCTGGCGGGCCAGCGAACGCATCAGTGCCATCGGCGCGGGCGCCAGCTGGCGTACCGAACCGTCGACGACCACGCAGCCGCCGCGCACGCTGATCAGATGACCGGCCGCGTAGATGCGGCTGGCCCGGCGCGGCAGTTCCTCGGCCACGTGCCGGGCCAGCGCGCCGAGGCGGGCACGACCGGGCATGGTGGTCGGCACGCCGAGTTCCTCCAGCGGTGCCGCGGTGATCGGGCCGACACAGGCGGCCAGCACCCGGCCGCGCAGCGCGTGCAGCACCGATTCGAGCGAGCCGGTCTCCTTGGCGCGCATCAGCATCGAAGCCACGGCGGGCGCGCTGGTGAAGGTGACGCAGTCGAGGCTGCCGGAGACGATCGAGTCGATCATGGCGTCCATCGGGCCACGATCGGCGGGCGGTTCCCAGCGGTAGACCGGCACCGGAACGACGTCGGCGCCCGCGCAGCGCAGCACCTCGCAGAAGTCGGGAACCGGCTCCCACTCGGTGGTCGCGCCGTGCAGCTGCACCGCGATCCGCACACCTTCCACGCCTTCGGCGAGCAGGTGGTCGAGCACCTCGGCCGAGGACTCGGACGCGGGCGACCACTCCTCGCGCAGTTCGGCGGCGCGGATCGCGCCCTTGGCCTTGGGGCCGCGAGCCAGCATCCGGGTCGAGCCGAGGGTGTCTCGCAGCACCTCGGCCAGGCCCCAGCCCTCGGCGGCCTCCATCCAGCCGCGGAAACCGATGCCGGTGGTGGCGACGGTGATCTGCGGTGGGTCGGCGATCAGCTGCTCGGTGACCCGTTCGAGCTCGGTGTCATCGGCCAGCGGGATGATGCGGATGGCGGGGGCCGAGACCACGGTCGCGCCCTTGCGGGTGAGCAGCGTGCCGAATTCCTCGGCACGGCGGGCGGCGGTGATGCCGATGGTGAACCCGGCCAGACCAGGAGCGGCTTCGGTCGGTGAGGTCATGAAGTCACCGGTTCGTTGGACACCGAGACGACGCCACCGTCGAGCTGCACGGCATGAACCGGCAACGACTGGGACTCGTCGTCGAGACAACGCCCGTCGACGAGCGAGAACGCCTGCTTGAGCAGCGGCGACGCGACGACGGGAACGCCACCGCGATCACCGATGATGCCGCGCGACATCACCGCGGCCCGACCGATCGGGTCGATGTTGCCGACGGCGGCGAGTGTGCCGTCCGCGAGTAGGAACAAGGCGGCCTGCCGGCCGCCTTTCAGCAGGACAGCAACGCCGCGGCCCGGGATCAGGAAGTCGAGCCGACAGGCCTGGGTCCAGCCGGTCGTCGTCTCCGTGGTGATGGTGGGTGTGTCGATAACGGTCATCGGTTCCTCCTCCGAGCGCCCTACCTATTGGTACAGGCGCCCTGTTTCCGCAGGGTTAAGCGCCTATTTCCCGGGCTGCCGCTGTGTCCGAGCCAACACCGGCGCCGACCTGCGGCAGCTGTATCGACACGGACTTCCCGTCATCCCCTCCGTGGCTACGCATCACTGCCGCCTGCGGGGATGCCGGGAAGTCCGAGAAGCACCGGCACCTTGCGTTCACCGCTGTCGTCGAACGAGATCGTGGGATCGGCCTCGTCAGGGGCATTGACGAAGGAGACGAAGCGCGACAGCTTGTTCTCGTCCTCGAGCACGGCGGCCCACTCGTCCTTGTAGCCCTCGACATGGGAGTCCATGGCCGCCTCCAGGTCCCCGGCGATGCCGAGGCTGTCCTCGCAGACGACGGCCTTGAGGTAGTCCATGCCGCCTTCCAGCGCCTCCTGCCAGGGTGCGGTGCGCTGCAGGCGGTCGGCCGTGCGGATGTAGAACATGAGGTAGCGGTCGATGTAGCGGATCAGGGTCTCGTCGTCGAGTTCACCGGCCAGCAGCACCGCGTGCTTGGGGGTCAGGCCGCCGTTGCCGCCGACGTAGAGGTTCCAGCCGTTCTCGGTGGCGATCACGCCGACGTCCTTGCCTCGGGCTTCGGCGCACTCCCGCGCGCAGCCCGACACGGCCAGCTTGATCTTGTGCGGCGAGCGCAGGCCACGGTAGCGCTTCTCCAGCAGCACCGCCATGCCGACCGAGTCCTGCTGGCCGTAACGGCACCAGGTGGACCCGACGCAGCTCTTGACCGTGCGCAGCGACTTGCCGTACGCGTGCCCGGACTCCATGCCCGCGTCGACCAGGCGCTTCCAGATCAGCGGCAACTGCTCGACGCGCGCGCCGAACAGGTCG
Proteins encoded in this window:
- a CDS encoding sirohydrochlorin chelatase, which gives rise to MIAALADAVATELGAAVSGRGAEPAEGAAPNAALRTAFVDVLGPSPSEVLRDLDGPAVLVPAFLASGYHVYQDVPREVVESGHIAVAVTAAMGPDPALTRVMAMRLRAAGWRPGDAVVFAAAGSSDSRARQDVRRAAGMLAEQLGAPVRIAYVATGAPRVPETVAGLRAAGAERVFIASYLLAHGLFHQRLHDAGADGVAEPIGVHPAVVRLIADRYRSAARELVRARVR
- a CDS encoding uroporphyrinogen-III synthase encodes the protein MTSPTEAAPGLAGFTIGITAARRAEEFGTLLTRKGATVVSAPAIRIIPLADDTELERVTEQLIADPPQITVATTGIGFRGWMEAAEGWGLAEVLRDTLGSTRMLARGPKAKGAIRAAELREEWSPASESSAEVLDHLLAEGVEGVRIAVQLHGATTEWEPVPDFCEVLRCAGADVVPVPVYRWEPPADRGPMDAMIDSIVSGSLDCVTFTSAPAVASMLMRAKETGSLESVLHALRGRVLAACVGPITAAPLEELGVPTTMPGRARLGALARHVAEELPRRASRIYAAGHLISVRGGCVVVDGSVRQLAPAPMALMRSLARQPGRVVSREDLLAALPGGGDDTHAVETAIARLRAGLGTPKAIQTVVKRGYRLALDAADCSDTPVRAPVQPPHPAGIGTPARSPRPTQPIGAW
- the nirD gene encoding nitrite reductase small subunit NirD gives rise to the protein MTVIDTPTITTETTTGWTQACRLDFLIPGRGVAVLLKGGRQAALFLLADGTLAAVGNIDPIGRAAVMSRGIIGDRGGVPVVASPLLKQAFSLVDGRCLDDESQSLPVHAVQLDGGVVSVSNEPVTS